Proteins co-encoded in one Paraburkholderia terrae genomic window:
- a CDS encoding efflux RND transporter permease subunit, whose product MAKFFIDRPIFAWVIAIILMLAGLASIFTLPVAQYPTIAPPAVQISATYPGASAKTVENTVTQVIEQQMSGLDHLLYLSSTSDDSGTATITLTFAAGTNPDIAQVQVQNKLQLATPLLPQAVQQLGTKVTKSSSSFLLVMAFVSTDGSMNKYDLANYVASNVQDPVSRIDGVGTVTLFGTQYAMRIWLDANKLTNFGLTPVDVQAALQAQNVQVAGGSLGGTPSVPGQLLQATISEATLLTTPEQFGNILLKVNQDGSQVRLKDVSHIDLGGENYNFDTKYNGQPTAGFGIQLATGANALATAKAVRDKIDQLSKYFPHGLVVKYPYDTTPFVRLSIEEVVKTLLEGIVLVFLVMYLFLQNLRATLIPTIAVPVVLLGTFAIMSAVGFSINVLSMFGLVLAIGLLVDDAIVVVENVERVMSEEGLSPREATRKAMDQITGALIGVALVLSAVFVPVAFSGGSVGAIYRQFSLTIVAAMVLSVLVALILTPALCATILKPIPQGHHEEKKGFFGWFNRNFDKSRDKYHSGVHHVIKRSGRWLIIYLVVIVAVGLLFARLPKSFLPDEDQGTMFVLVQTPSGSTQETTARALKDVSDYLLNDEKSIVESTFTVNGFSFAGRGQNAGLVFVRMKDYAERQHANQKVQALVGRMFMHFVGYKNATVFPVNPPSIPELGTASGFDFELQDRAGLGHEKLMAARNQLLGMAGKDPMLAQVRPNGLNDTPQFKVSIDHEKAASQGVSLAAIDQTFSIAWASQYVNNFLDTDSRIKKVYVQADPRFRMTPENLNDWYVRNSGGTMVPFSSFASGQWTYGSPKLERYNGISAVEIQGQASPGKSTGQAMTAMEALAAKLPAGIGYEWTGLSFQERQSGSQAPILYGISILVVFLCLAALYESWSIPFSVIMVVPLGVLGALLAATLRGLENDVFFQVGLLTTVGLSAKNAILIVEFARELQQGESMGPVEAALEAARLRLRPILMTSLAFILGVLPLAISNGAGSASQHAIGTGVIGGMLTATFLAIFMIPMFFVVIRAKFTGDKEDPDEAMKHYNEHHPHDPQGGSGPGNAS is encoded by the coding sequence ATGGCAAAGTTTTTTATCGATCGCCCGATTTTTGCGTGGGTGATCGCCATCATTCTGATGCTGGCGGGTCTGGCGTCGATCTTCACGCTGCCGGTCGCGCAATATCCGACGATTGCGCCGCCGGCCGTGCAGATCAGCGCGACGTATCCGGGCGCATCGGCGAAGACGGTTGAAAACACCGTTACGCAGGTGATCGAGCAGCAGATGAGCGGCCTCGACCACTTGCTGTACCTGTCGTCGACTTCGGACGACTCGGGCACGGCCACCATCACGCTGACGTTCGCGGCGGGCACCAACCCCGACATCGCGCAGGTTCAGGTGCAGAACAAGCTGCAGCTCGCGACCCCGCTGCTGCCGCAAGCGGTGCAGCAGCTCGGCACGAAGGTGACGAAGTCGAGCAGCAGCTTCCTGCTGGTGATGGCGTTCGTGTCGACCGACGGCAGCATGAACAAGTACGACCTCGCGAACTATGTCGCGTCGAACGTGCAGGACCCTGTCAGCCGTATCGACGGCGTGGGTACCGTCACGCTGTTCGGCACGCAGTACGCGATGCGGATCTGGCTCGACGCCAACAAGCTGACCAACTTCGGCCTCACGCCGGTGGATGTCCAGGCCGCGCTGCAGGCGCAGAACGTCCAGGTGGCGGGCGGCTCGCTCGGCGGCACGCCGTCGGTGCCGGGCCAGCTGCTGCAGGCAACCATCAGCGAAGCAACGCTGCTGACCACGCCTGAGCAGTTCGGCAACATCCTGCTGAAGGTCAACCAGGACGGTTCGCAGGTGCGCCTCAAGGACGTCTCGCACATCGACCTGGGCGGCGAAAACTACAACTTCGACACCAAGTACAACGGTCAGCCGACGGCGGGCTTCGGTATCCAGCTGGCGACGGGCGCAAACGCGCTGGCGACGGCGAAGGCCGTGCGCGACAAGATCGACCAGTTGTCGAAATACTTCCCGCACGGTCTCGTCGTGAAGTATCCGTATGACACGACGCCGTTCGTGCGCCTGTCGATCGAAGAAGTGGTCAAGACGCTGCTCGAAGGTATCGTGCTGGTGTTCTTGGTCATGTATCTGTTCCTGCAGAACCTGCGCGCCACGCTGATCCCGACGATCGCGGTGCCGGTGGTGCTGCTGGGTACGTTCGCGATCATGAGCGCCGTCGGCTTCTCGATCAACGTGCTGTCGATGTTTGGTCTCGTGCTCGCGATCGGCCTGCTGGTGGACGATGCGATCGTGGTTGTGGAAAACGTCGAGCGGGTGATGTCCGAGGAAGGGCTGTCGCCACGCGAAGCAACCCGCAAGGCGATGGACCAGATCACGGGCGCGCTGATCGGCGTGGCGCTGGTGCTGTCCGCCGTGTTCGTGCCCGTCGCGTTTTCGGGCGGTTCGGTCGGCGCGATTTACCGTCAGTTCTCGCTGACCATCGTCGCGGCGATGGTGCTGTCCGTGCTGGTCGCGTTGATTTTGACGCCGGCGTTGTGCGCGACGATCCTCAAGCCGATTCCGCAGGGCCATCACGAAGAGAAGAAGGGCTTCTTCGGCTGGTTCAACCGCAACTTCGACAAGAGCCGCGACAAGTACCACTCGGGCGTGCATCACGTGATCAAGCGCTCGGGCCGCTGGCTCATCATCTATCTGGTGGTGATCGTCGCGGTGGGTCTGCTGTTCGCCCGTCTGCCGAAGTCGTTCCTGCCGGACGAAGACCAGGGCACGATGTTCGTGCTGGTGCAGACGCCGTCGGGTTCGACGCAGGAAACCACGGCGCGCGCGTTGAAGGACGTGTCCGACTACCTGCTGAACGATGAAAAGAGCATCGTCGAATCGACCTTCACGGTGAACGGCTTCAGCTTTGCCGGCCGCGGTCAGAACGCCGGTCTCGTGTTCGTGCGGATGAAGGACTACGCGGAACGCCAGCATGCGAACCAGAAGGTGCAGGCGCTGGTGGGCCGGATGTTCATGCACTTCGTCGGCTACAAGAACGCAACCGTGTTCCCGGTCAATCCGCCGTCGATTCCCGAACTGGGTACGGCGTCGGGCTTCGACTTCGAACTGCAGGATCGCGCGGGTCTCGGTCACGAAAAGCTGATGGCGGCGCGCAACCAGCTGCTCGGCATGGCAGGGAAGGACCCGATGCTCGCGCAGGTGCGTCCGAACGGCCTGAACGACACGCCGCAGTTCAAGGTGTCGATCGATCACGAGAAGGCGGCATCGCAAGGCGTAAGCCTCGCGGCCATCGACCAGACGTTCTCGATTGCCTGGGCGTCGCAGTACGTGAACAACTTCCTCGATACGGACAGCCGGATCAAGAAGGTGTACGTGCAGGCCGACCCGCGTTTCCGCATGACGCCGGAAAACCTGAACGACTGGTACGTGCGCAACTCGGGAGGCACGATGGTGCCGTTCTCGTCGTTCGCAAGCGGCCAGTGGACCTACGGTTCGCCGAAGCTCGAGCGCTACAACGGTATCTCGGCCGTCGAAATCCAGGGTCAGGCGTCGCCGGGCAAATCGACGGGTCAGGCGATGACGGCGATGGAAGCGCTCGCGGCGAAGCTGCCGGCGGGTATCGGCTACGAATGGACGGGCCTGTCGTTCCAGGAACGCCAGTCCGGTTCGCAGGCGCCGATCCTCTACGGCATCTCGATCCTCGTCGTGTTCCTGTGTCTGGCCGCACTGTATGAAAGCTGGTCGATTCCGTTCTCGGTGATCATGGTGGTGCCGCTCGGCGTGCTGGGCGCGCTGCTCGCCGCGACGCTGCGCGGGCTGGAAAACGACGTGTTCTTCCAGGTCGGTCTGCTGACAACGGTGGGTCTGTCCGCGAAGAACGCGATTCTGATCGTCGAGTTTGCGCGCGAGTTGCAGCAGGGCGAAAGCATGGGGCCGGTGGAAGCGGCGCTCGAAGCGGCGCGTCTGCGGCTGCGCCCCATCTTGATGACGTCGCTCGCGTTCATTCTCGGCGTGCTGCCGCTCGCGATCAGCAACGGCGCGGGCTCGGCAAGCCAGCACGCGATCGGTACGGGCGTGATCGGCGGTATGCTGACGGCGACCTTCCTCGCGATTTTCATGATCCCGATGTTCTTCGTCGTGATTCGCGCGAAGTTCACCGGCGACAAGGAAGACCCGGACGAAGCGATGAAGCACTACAACGAGCACCATCCGCATGACCCGCAGGGTGGCAGCGGCCCGGGCAACGCCAGCTAA
- a CDS encoding efflux transporter outer membrane subunit, whose amino-acid sequence MPKYSLMAVAVALVAAGCTMEPKYHQPAAPVSGAFPSDGVYATQPAPGAGARSASGQAAVDIGWRDFFADQRLQQLIEIALKNNRDLRVSVLNIEASRAQYQIARAALMPTLDASASQSKSRTPKDLSFLGQTISNQYSVGLNASWEIDFFGRIRSLKDQALAEYLSTAQARKAAEITLVASVADQYLTVLSFDDLLTVTENTLKTAQESYRITKLQYDTGTGSELDLRQAETVVEQAKADLQSQARLRAQAENALVLLVGEPLPPDLPGGLALNDQDLLTDIPAGLPSDLLTRRPDIAEAEQNLLAANANIGAARAAFFPRVSLTGSFGTLSPTLGGLFKPGSAAWSFAPQITLPIFEGGQNKANLDLATVQKNIQIAQYEKAIQTAFREVADGLAARGTYDQQIAALERNTFAEQRRLDLSDLRYRNGVDSYLSVLTAQTGLYDAQRSLITARAARLTNLVDLYKALGGGWIEHAGEQPRPADAPVDYGAASAPVAASAATAG is encoded by the coding sequence ATGCCTAAATATTCTTTGATGGCAGTGGCCGTCGCGCTGGTCGCCGCGGGCTGCACGATGGAGCCGAAGTACCACCAGCCGGCCGCGCCCGTGTCGGGTGCTTTCCCGAGCGACGGCGTCTACGCGACGCAGCCGGCGCCTGGCGCGGGCGCGCGCTCGGCGAGCGGTCAGGCCGCCGTCGACATCGGCTGGCGCGACTTCTTCGCCGATCAGCGCCTGCAACAGTTGATCGAGATCGCGCTGAAGAACAACCGCGATCTGCGCGTGTCGGTGCTGAACATCGAGGCTTCGCGCGCTCAGTATCAGATCGCGCGCGCGGCGCTGATGCCGACGCTCGACGCGTCCGCGTCACAGTCGAAATCGCGTACGCCGAAGGATCTGTCGTTCCTGGGCCAGACGATCTCCAACCAGTATTCGGTTGGCCTGAACGCGTCGTGGGAAATCGACTTCTTTGGCCGGATTCGCAGCCTGAAGGATCAGGCGCTCGCGGAGTATCTGTCGACGGCGCAGGCGCGCAAGGCGGCGGAGATTACGCTTGTTGCATCGGTGGCGGATCAGTATCTGACGGTGCTGTCCTTTGACGATCTGCTGACAGTCACGGAAAACACGCTCAAGACCGCGCAAGAGTCGTATCGCATCACAAAGCTGCAGTACGACACGGGCACGGGTTCTGAGTTGGATCTGCGTCAGGCTGAGACGGTCGTCGAGCAGGCGAAAGCGGATCTGCAGTCGCAGGCGCGTCTGCGCGCACAGGCTGAGAATGCGCTCGTTCTGCTGGTCGGCGAGCCGTTGCCGCCTGATCTTCCGGGCGGTCTCGCGCTCAACGACCAGGACCTGCTGACCGACATTCCCGCCGGTTTGCCGTCGGATCTGCTGACGCGCCGTCCCGATATCGCCGAAGCCGAGCAGAACCTGCTCGCGGCGAACGCGAATATCGGCGCGGCGCGCGCGGCGTTCTTCCCGCGCGTCTCGCTGACGGGCAGCTTCGGCACGCTGAGCCCGACGCTTGGCGGGTTGTTCAAGCCGGGCTCGGCGGCGTGGAGCTTTGCGCCGCAGATCACGCTGCCGATTTTCGAAGGCGGCCAGAACAAGGCGAACCTCGATCTCGCGACCGTGCAGAAGAACATCCAGATCGCGCAGTACGAGAAGGCGATCCAGACCGCATTCCGCGAAGTCGCGGACGGGCTGGCCGCGCGCGGCACGTACGATCAGCAGATCGCGGCGCTCGAGCGCAACACGTTTGCGGAACAGCGCCGTCTCGATCTGTCGGACCTGCGCTACCGAAACGGCGTCGACAGCTATCTCTCCGTGCTGACCGCGCAGACCGGCCTGTACGACGCGCAGCGGTCGCTCATCACGGCACGCGCGGCGCGCCTGACGAACCTCGTCGATCTGTACAAGGCACTCGGCGGCGGATGGATCGAGCATGCGGGCGAACAGCCGCGTCCCGCCGACGCACCCGTCGACTACGGCGCAGCGAGCGCGCCCGTTGCCGCTTCGGCGGCGACGGCAGGCTGA
- a CDS encoding helix-turn-helix transcriptional regulator: MEYTFTLKYRLSAEDCDFDEIVERLAAEGCDDATVGVGQAGRLALAFAREAKSATHALVSALKDVLRAVPTAQLVEAAPDFVGLTDVAEVAGVSRQNMRKLMQSHATEFPAPVHEGSTSLWHLSDVLEWMHDRGDYDIAPEVFEVARSAKQLNLMKEARNLEPKVTRHFNNLVA, encoded by the coding sequence ATGGAATACACCTTCACGTTGAAGTATCGTCTGAGCGCGGAAGACTGCGATTTCGACGAGATCGTCGAGCGTCTCGCGGCCGAGGGTTGCGACGATGCCACCGTGGGTGTCGGTCAAGCGGGGCGGCTTGCACTCGCGTTCGCGCGCGAGGCGAAGAGCGCGACACATGCACTCGTGAGCGCGTTGAAGGACGTACTTCGCGCGGTGCCCACGGCGCAACTGGTCGAGGCCGCGCCGGACTTCGTCGGGCTGACGGATGTCGCGGAAGTGGCGGGCGTGTCGCGCCAGAACATGCGCAAGCTGATGCAGTCGCATGCCACGGAATTCCCCGCGCCTGTCCACGAGGGCAGCACGTCATTGTGGCATCTATCGGACGTGCTCGAATGGATGCACGATCGTGGCGATTATGATATCGCGCCGGAAGTCTTCGAAGTCGCGAGGTCGGCGAAACAGCTCAATCTGATGAAGGAGGCTCGCAATCTGGAGCCGAAGGTGACGCGACACTTCAACAATCTGGTCGCGTGA
- a CDS encoding nucleobase:cation symporter-2 family protein, which translates to MHSNTVHPCDERLPFGQLLTLGIQHVLVMYAGAVAVPLIIGSALKLPKEQIAFLISADLFSCGIATLIQTLGLWIFGIRLPVIMGCTFAAVGPMIAIGTNPSLGILDIFGSTIAAGVIGIIAAPMIGKMLRFFPPVVVGVVISVIGLSLMEVGINWAAGGVGNPDYGNPVYLGLSFVVLMLILLINKFGKGFVSNISVLLGIVAGFVIAALLGRVNMEGVTNAPWVGFVMPFHFGLPHFDPLSIATMVTVMFVTFIESTGMFLAVGDMVDRPVNQKTLVRGLRVDGLGTLIGGLFNSFPHTSFSQNVGLIGVTGVKSRFVCAMGGVILVLLGLFPKMAQVVASVPSFVLGGAGIVMFGMVAANGIKVLSKVDFVKNHHNLFIVAVSIGLGLVPVVSPHFFSKLPPALSPLLHSGILLASVSAVVLNLIFNGVKGERAATRDIRRAGHDFDGRGGKDDAIAGDDMLRAADMH; encoded by the coding sequence ATGCACTCGAACACGGTTCATCCGTGCGACGAGCGACTGCCCTTCGGGCAGTTGCTGACGCTCGGCATTCAGCACGTACTGGTGATGTACGCAGGGGCCGTTGCCGTGCCGTTGATCATCGGCAGCGCGCTCAAGCTGCCGAAAGAGCAAATCGCCTTTCTCATCAGCGCCGACCTCTTTTCCTGCGGTATCGCCACACTGATCCAGACGCTCGGCCTGTGGATCTTCGGCATTCGCTTGCCCGTTATCATGGGCTGCACGTTCGCCGCCGTTGGGCCGATGATCGCGATCGGCACGAATCCCAGCCTTGGCATACTCGACATCTTCGGATCGACGATCGCGGCGGGTGTGATAGGCATCATCGCCGCGCCGATGATCGGCAAGATGCTGCGCTTCTTCCCGCCCGTCGTGGTGGGCGTGGTGATCTCGGTGATCGGGCTTTCGCTGATGGAAGTGGGCATCAACTGGGCAGCGGGCGGCGTCGGCAACCCGGACTACGGCAATCCCGTCTACCTCGGGCTGTCGTTCGTCGTGCTCATGCTGATTCTGCTCATCAACAAGTTCGGTAAAGGCTTCGTCTCCAACATCTCGGTGCTGCTCGGTATCGTGGCCGGCTTCGTGATCGCCGCGCTGCTGGGCCGTGTGAACATGGAAGGCGTGACGAATGCACCGTGGGTCGGCTTCGTGATGCCGTTTCACTTCGGCTTGCCGCACTTCGATCCGCTTTCGATCGCGACGATGGTCACCGTGATGTTCGTCACGTTCATTGAATCGACAGGGATGTTCCTCGCGGTCGGCGACATGGTGGACCGGCCCGTCAACCAGAAGACGCTCGTGCGCGGCTTGCGCGTGGACGGACTCGGCACGTTGATTGGCGGCCTCTTCAACTCGTTCCCGCATACCTCTTTCTCGCAGAACGTCGGCCTGATCGGCGTGACGGGCGTCAAGAGCCGCTTTGTCTGTGCGATGGGCGGCGTGATTCTCGTGCTGCTCGGCCTGTTCCCGAAGATGGCGCAGGTGGTCGCGTCCGTGCCGTCGTTCGTGCTGGGCGGCGCAGGCATTGTGATGTTCGGGATGGTGGCGGCGAACGGCATCAAGGTGCTCTCGAAAGTCGACTTCGTGAAGAACCATCACAACCTCTTTATTGTCGCGGTCAGCATTGGTCTTGGTCTCGTGCCCGTCGTCTCGCCGCACTTCTTCTCGAAGCTGCCGCCCGCACTGTCACCGCTTTTGCATAGTGGCATTCTGTTGGCGTCGGTTTCGGCCGTCGTGCTGAACCTGATCTTCAACGGTGTGAAGGGCGAACGCGCCGCGACTCGCGATATTCGCCGCGCCGGCCACGACTTCGACGGACGCGGCGGCAAAGACGACGCCATTGCCGGCGACGACATGCTGCGTGCCGCCGATATGCACTAA